TTTGAAGGTCTAACCAACTGTGCATACCATGGTTTCATGGTTGGAATTCTCTAAGCATTATAAGTGTGGTCAATATAAAATTGTAGAGCACTTGCAACCAAGAAAAACATGTAAACATGACCCAAACAATATAAAAGTAGATCCGACCTCACCAATTGAATCTCAAACCCTGGTAACATTCTTAAAACAATAAATCGTTTACAATATATTGCAATTTGAACCACTAATTGTTTCGAACATTAGGCAATTTCTTAGAGCACTCCCATATCAATTTGAATCACTAATTTATGTTGTGTGATGGGAGACACTGATTTAGAAGATATAACAATGTTTGATTTGAAATCATATATGCTAAGGCATCACATCAACACAAGTAAGGCCTGGGCAGTTTCTACTTGGTTCCAATGCTCAAAACTCTCACACAATAAACAACACAATGCTTGTTAGCAGCTAAAGGCTCTCccgaaaagaaggaaaaaaaacatTGCTACATGATCTTACATTCATAGGCATCATATGCATGTGCAGAGTATCTTATAAGTTGTACAAAACAAACAACAACACACTACAGTAGATACGCATGCGCAATGAGACCCCAAGCTATAGGACCGGTAGCTTGGTTTAAGTTACTTTGAGGAAAAAGACATCCGGTTCTTCGCCTCAAAATGATTTGCCTGTATGAATATCAAAATATGGTTCTGAAACCATGGTACTTAACTGGTTAGTACGTTTTATCATCATATTAATTCAGTTGCTCTGAGAATGCAAAAGGGTAACTAATAACTGGAAGAACCATATATTCGGCTTCCGCCATGTCAATGTTTAATTGATTGGGCCATATACAAGCCTTTTACCACGCCTGTTCCTTTATTTTGCTTCAGGGTAGACAGGAATGCCATAAACGTGTGCGTAGCACTGTTAGCTAAGGAAGGGAAACAGAGGCTAGGCGTGGTATTTATCAGCGATTCCGGTATCTAAACCAGAAATCCATAATATCTGTAAGACCAAATCAACTAAACCGCATGTCCGCATGTGTATTATTTAACCATGCGGAAGTTTCTTTTAAAAATGCACTTTCAACAAAATAATTAATGGACCATCACACGTACTGATCGTTATCAGAATCAGAAATTCCGACAGACTTCACCAAGGTGCAGCTAGGAGGATCAGAAAGTCCAACAGAAAGATCACCCGGATATAAAATCGAAAGGTCTTGGACAGCAGCAATAGTTCAATCATAAACTGAGCTATTTATGATTGAAACTGCAATCTAACTATTCTGATATGATGGCAGTCAAAACTAAATTACTATTAGTCAATCATGAACTATATGCACTACATAGATACCCTGAGAATGTACATACAGGTGCGACAGATTGGTAATATAATAAGGTGAGGAAGAAACATGCTACCAAGTCCGTGGCAGCCTGCATTGTAACATGATCACCTCACTGTCCATCTCTAGTTGGTTCAGTAATAAGCATAGAAATGTAAGGACAGTTCATCCTTCCACTCTAATTGATAAATATTTACTGGTAAATAAATAGTGAAAAGGAGCAGGCACTGACTTTGGCATCTTCTTAAGATATTCTCTGTAATCCATAGGGACATATCCAGTATATACCTCATGATGAGCCAATGAGATCCAAGCTGTGAATGAAAATACACTAATGTGAGAACAAAGGATCTGACAAGGATTTTTTTTCATCTTCTCCGGTAACAACAGAAAAAAGATACACCCAATTCTTGTAGACGTATATATCTAGCAATTAAAATCATTCTTACGGTTACTGTGAGAAGGACCCTGATAAAAGTAGCCACTTTGATAATACTAACCTGCTTCACCAGCTGTTGCCGTACAAATATACGGTGTTCAGGAGTTCGGTAAAATTGAACAAACGCCCAAAACTGTTTAAAATGGAGATTTGGAAAGAGGTAAGTACTTGCAGAGTAAGTTTTGTACTGAATACCAAACATGCTATTCTCAAAATGTAAACAGAAAATCAAATCCCATAAATAAACCTGACAATTGCCGTCTCCGTTGAATTTTGAGCTCAACCAAGCCGTACAACACCAACCTAAGTAAGAGATCTATATTGGAATAAAATGACAAACAATCAGAAAAACCTAACACATAGCACAGAAAATTGTGTGCAGATTTATGAGACAAATTATATTTACTGATGCTTAAAACAACTATATATTCACTCAAATGATGTTCAGTACAGTATCATCAAAAAGGTATTAGTAACAGGTTCATAAGACTAATGCCGGAAGACATGCAAGTGAACGAGTTTCTTGATCATCGATGGGCGGGACCGACAAATGTGGCTGGTTCAAGTAGGAGGGAGCTTACACCGGCATTCTCAGGAGGCGTGAAGCAGCTGCTAGGTGCGCCCAAGCACCGGAAAGGCAAGGAATCATCAACCATGGTTTCCCTTGTGCCACAAATGAAACAAAAAAAATCCGTAAATACTTCTGTTGCAAAGAGACTGTATCTACATTAGTATATGTGCAGATGACTATTTCCTTATATCACATCATATCAACTCAATCCAATAATTTCAAATCCAAATGATGTGAGGCACACCATTGTTTACGACAGAAGTTTAAATCATTCCCTTACTTTGAAAGAATTTAGTTATCATTAAAAACACTTCTCAAAAATCTGAAGCTCGCCCTCGTCTATTGTATTATCTATCCCTCATATCCACTTGTATATTATTTATCCCAGCACATGTTACATCAATGAATATCAGTCATCGAGATAACTTCAGTACCAATAAAGTTCAAATAGACAAATTCAGCACCTAAATGATAGATATAAGTTCAGATTGTTTAATGAACCTTTACATTGCACTTTTTATCCCTAGGTAAAATGAAACATCTGTACGAAGTAGACTCTCTTCATCGGATATAAGCAAGTGACACAAGAATCTGACCTTGCAGATACTTGCTATGGTCAAGTGGATCTGAAGATTACACAGTTTGTCATCACCTCATATAGTCTTGATCCAACTGCTGGTGTACCTCGTCACCTTCGAGCCAGTACCCACCAGGCGGCGACCTGCAAGCCAATACATGGAAAAAACAGAGgtcagagagaggggggggggggtcaaccTAATGAAGTGGAGACGGAGGCCAAAGTTGGAGGCGGCAGAGCACTGGCCATGGCCACCGCATGACGTAGAAGGCCAGCGTCGATCTTGCAGAACAGACAACATGTGCTGCACAATGGATCCAAAGCTGCCATGAGCCGCTCACTGACGAGGGAAAGAGGGCCGAGCAGATGCAGGAGCTGCAGCCTCCGCTTCTCCAGGCGATGGGGACGCGCGAGCTCAACGGGGGAGCAGCGACGCGGAGTAGCTGCGGCGGCGAGCCGTGCTCCTCCCGATGAGCACcgagatggcgaggaggaggaggcgatgcGACGGCGCGAGGGCGAGCGGAAGCGACGACTCAAGGGCGAGCAGAGGCGGCGATGCGGCAGGGAGCGGAGGCAGCGGCGCGGCAGGGAGTGGAGGCtggtggttagggttagggtttggagaggagatcgAGAGAGGCAGAGCCGAGCTGAGAAGCGCGTGCGCTGGAGGAGGCGACGTTCTCTCCACAGGAGTGGCTACCTTTTATACACTTGTACGGGAAATGATGGAAATGCCTTCGGTGGCCACCCAATTTTACAGGCGGTGGCGCGAATGTTGCTACACTATTTGTTACTATTCATTGTAGCAGTAACCGGATTCGATCCAATGGCCCAATTCATCCGAAGGAGAGATCGTATGGTCCAAAACGCATCAAAAATCCGATCCGACGGCCAACAGTCGCTGAGCTCTGAGAACGCTCATGTTCTCCCAACTAACATATATCAGGATACCATTCCTCTCAAATTCCTTGGCTGATACATTATCTAACATGCTCTTTTTGGGTACCAAAAGGCCTTCCAATGTCAACTCTACTTGTCTCATGGTCGGACGATCCTCTGCTCTTAATTGTACACATGCCTTAGCAAGCGCAGTGACTTCTTCCACTTCTTTGCCTCCTTCATCAATAACTTGTTGGTCTAGTATTTGTGACAAATTGCCTTCAGTAAGCAAAGCAGAAAAATGTGCAACAAGGCCTTCACCATCCAACGAAATGTATGCAAATGGCTTTTTTTGGTCAACAGCTCTATAAGAATGACACCAAAACTATAAACGTCACTCTTCTCTGTGAGCCTTTGTGTATAAAAGTACATGGGGTCCAAATATCCGATTGTACCTTGCACCATTGTTGTTACTCCTGACCTATCCACGGGAATGTATCTTGAAGCACCAAAATCAGCCACCTTTGCCGTCAGAGTATCATCGAGAAGTATGTTAACAGACTTGATATCTCTGTGGATGATAGGTATTGAAGCCGTAGAGTGAAGATATGCTAGAGATTTAGCTGTTTCAGTTGCTATCTGCAACCTATCATCCAACGACAAAGATCTTGGCCCCTCAACGTGAAGATGTTCATAGAGGGTACCATTGGATATGAACTCATAAACCAACAAGGGCACTTCGGTTTCAAGGCAGCAACCATATAGTTTTACTACATTTCTATGGTTGATCTGTGATAGGATGGCAACCTCATTAATGAACTCATCAATCTCCTTCTGAACCACTTTTTTGGTTTCTTGATGGCCACAACATGGAGGTCCGATAAGATCCCTTTGTAAACCATGCCATGCCCTCCGCCACCAAGCTCACGTGTTTTATCAAAATTGTTTGTGGCCTTCTCAATCTCTTCCAAGGTTATAACCATTCTTTCCGCAATATCGGCTCTTTGAGATACCAACTGTTGCAACAACTGTCCACGATTCTTCAAGAAGAAATGCCGCTTCAACATTTGTGCCCGCCGATGTTTAATTTTCTTTGAAATGAAAAGTGCAATGAAGAACGAAAGTATGACGACAGCCCCAATAGCAACCCCCATAGTTTATGTATATACCTGAAAATACATACATATTGCTGCTCATCAATCATTTTCTCCGGTCTGCATGTAAATACAGGTGAAGAGAGAAGAGTGAATTTGTTCAAGTTAAAGTGTTGCTCACCTGTACTTAAGGACTTCCGGTCACCTGGGAGGAAGAAACAAAAAATGGTAAATTAGCATGCTGGCATATATACATGAGATAGTACAAGATGGAGAATATGTTACCTTTGCATCCCTCTTTTTTGTAGGGGTTGCCGACGTAGCCATTGCTGCACTGGCACAAATAGCCTCTTCTCCCACGTTTGCAATCGCTGTGCTTGCTCTTGCAGAGACTGTTGGCTACCTCCGCGGGACAAGTCGCCATTGGATGCTGCAACTTGGCGTCGGCCGCCCGCCCAGGCAAGCCTTGCACGACCTCCCATTCTAAAATAACGGGGACATGCAGCTCAGATCTCAATCCTCTACGGTGGTGCTGAAAGTCTCGGGCCAGCATGTCGGAGACCTGCCGCTGGTCGAACCACCCCTCCGCCGCGGTCAGCATGGCCGCAGGCGGCGAAATTTTGCCCTGCGTTGCCTGGTTCTCGTCGATTCTGTCGATTATCCACCCTCCGGCCGTGTTGTAGTTCGCGGATATGGAGATGCGCGCCTGGCAGCAGCCGATGCCATAGCAGTACCTGTCGCTGCCGCCAAACCGTACCTGCCTCGAGGTGTACGTACTGCCAGTTGAGCTGTTGACGGGGCAGAAGGAGGTGCAACCGGCGATGGTGGTCATGTCCTC
This DNA window, taken from Triticum aestivum cultivar Chinese Spring chromosome 1D, IWGSC CS RefSeq v2.1, whole genome shotgun sequence, encodes the following:
- the LOC123180286 gene encoding uncharacterized protein isoform X1, encoding MVDDSLPFRCLGAPSSCFTPPENAGISYLGWCCTAWLSSKFNGDGNCQFWAFVQFYRTPEHRIFVRQQLVKQLGSHWLIMRYILDMSLWITENILRRCQKMDSEVIMLQCRLPRT
- the LOC123180286 gene encoding uncharacterized protein isoform X2; protein product: MVDDSLPFRCLGAPSSCFTPPENAGISYLGWCCTAWLSSKFNGDGNCQFWAFVQFYRTPEHRIFVRQQLVKQLGSHWLIMRYILDMSLWITENILRRCQNW